Proteins found in one Sorghum bicolor cultivar BTx623 chromosome 1, Sorghum_bicolor_NCBIv3, whole genome shotgun sequence genomic segment:
- the LOC8081560 gene encoding formyltetrahydrofolate deformylase 2, mitochondrial, with the protein MLSLARRPLSATVPAGNLLGIHLFQCPDAVGIVAKLSECIASRGGNIHSVDVFVPDDKPVFYSRSEFTYNPRLWPRHELHNDFLNLSRCFNAHTSTVRVPDLDPKYNISILASKQDHCLFDLLHRWQEGRLPLHISCVISNHDRPQDNHVRRFLQRHGIPYHYLPTAPGNKREQEILELIQGTDFVVLARYMQILSESFLKAYGKDIINIHHGLLPSFKGGSPSRQAFNAGVKLIGATSHFVTQELDAGPIIEQMVERVSHRDTLQSFVVKSENLEKQCLAEAIKSYCELRVLPYELKKTVVF; encoded by the exons ATGCTATCGTTGGCGCGCCGGCCGCTCTCCGCCACCGTCCCCGCGGGCAACCTCCTCGGCATCCATCTCTTCCAGTGCCCC GACGCCGTTGGCATCGTCGCCAAGCTCTCGGAATGCATCGCCTCCCGCGGCGGCAACATCCACAGCGTCGACGTCTTCGTCCCCGACGACAAGCCCGTCTTCTACTCCCGCAG TGAGTTCACCTACAACCCAAGGCTCTGGCCGCGCCATGAGCTCCACAACGATTTCCTCAATCTCTCCCGCTGCTTCAATGCACACACATCCACCGTACGAGTACCCGACCTTGACCCCAAATACAACATCTCCATCCTCGCATCAAAGCAG GACCACTGCTTGTTCGATTTGCTCCATAGATGGCAAGAAGGCAGGCTTCCACTACACATTAGTTGCGTCATAAG CAACCATGATAGACCACAAGATAATCATGTACGGCGTTTTCTCCAGAGGCATGGAATCCCATACCACTACTTACCCACTGCACCTGGCAACAAAAGAGAGCAAGAGATCTTGGAATTGATCCAGGGTACAGATTTTGTTGTGCTGGCAAGATACATGCAG ATACTCTCAGAAAGCTTCTTAAAAGCATATGGTAAAGACATTATCAATATTCATCATGGCCTTCTTCCCTCATTTAAGGGAGGGAGTCCTTCAAGACAG GCCTTCAATGCTGGGGTGAAGTTAATCGGGGCAACTAGCCATTTCGTCACTCAGGAACTTGATGCTGGGCCAATCATTGAACAGATG GTTGAACGAGTTTCTCACCGAGACACGTTACAGAGTTTTGTTGTCAAGTCTGAGAACCTTGAGAAGCAGTGCCTAGCAGAGGCTATCAAGTCATACTGCGAGCTTCGTGTCCTACCATATGAACTGAAGAAGACTGTCGTGTTCTGA
- the LOC8081561 gene encoding cell number regulator 6 translates to MAEDATSSHPSRYVKLTKDQDAPTEDIRPGELNQPVHVPQLEGRRCSECGQVLPESYEPPADEPWTTGIFGCTDDPETCRTGLFCPCVLFGRNVEALREDIPWTTPCVCHAVFVEGGITLAILTAIFHGVDPRSSFLIGEGLVFSWWLCATYTGIFRQELQRKYHLKNSPCDPCMVHCCLHWCANCQEHRERRGRLAENNAVPMTVVNPPPIQEMSMSENRGPAALENGAGNAEREAEKSEHDDVEVIPL, encoded by the exons ATGGCGGAGGATGCTACGAGCAGCCACCCGTCACGCTACGTCAAGCTCACCAAGGACCAGGACGCCCCCACCGAGGACATCCGCCCCGGCGAGCTCAACCAGCCAGTCCACGTCCCgcag CTCGAAGGCCGGAGGTGCAGCGAGTGCGGCCAGGTCCTGCCCGAGAGCTACGAGCCGCCCGCCGACGAGCCCTGGACCACCGGGATCTTCGGATGCACCGATGACCCTGAGACCT GCCGAACTGGGTTGTTTTGCCCTTGCGTGCTGTTTGGGCGCAACGTCGAGGCTCTTAGGGAGGACATCCCTTGGACAACTCCTTGCGTGTGCCATGCTGTGTTTGTTGAAGGAGGGATCACACTGGCGATTCTGACAGCAATATttcatggtgttgatccaaggAGTTCATTCCTGATTGGAGAAGGTCTGGTGTTCAGTTGGTGGTTATGTGCTACCTATACTGGCATCTTCCGCCAGGAACTTCAGAGGAAATATCATCTCAAG AACTCACCGTGTGACCCATGCATGGTCCACTGCTGCTTGCACTGGTGTGCCAACTGCCAGGAGCATCGCGAGAGGAGGGGACGGCTGGCAGAGAACAATGCCGTGCCCATGACTGTTGTGAACCCACCTCCAATTCAAGAGATGAGCATGTCAGAGAACCGTGGTCCTGCTGCCCTGGAGAACGGAGCAGGCAACGCTGAGCGTGAAGCAGAGAAGAGTGAGCACGATGATGTCGAGGTCATTCCTCTATAG